A stretch of Ischnura elegans chromosome 4, ioIscEleg1.1, whole genome shotgun sequence DNA encodes these proteins:
- the LOC124157711 gene encoding galectin-5-like isoform X4: MSLNCKEFIALFSCIPNYDYGMEESPEVAENAVYERGRRSSIKEVEEAEEVDEDFIVLPEYPSKGQIVNPRLPYVGALPKPLTIGHTIVIDATVLPEAKRFSVNLVCGISDESDYALHFNPRFERNYVVRNCKIGGTWGDEECTSPQSNPFKRGMPFHLYIFVAKNAFLIAVDGNHFCGYGFRLPLSRIHSVHVRGDLSLSGIEHRDCSVYPVPGTGEPAITIPVPTDSCPCTTTDEEKVFCSQHIIMPVLCEFTARKTNIPTS; this comes from the exons ATGAGCTTAAATTGCAAAG aatttatcgctttattttcttgtatacCAAACTACGACTACGGAATGGAGGAGAGCCCCGAAGTGGCAGAAAATGCCGTTTATGAAAGAGGTCGAAGGTCATCTATCAAG GAGGTGGAGGAAGCTGAGGAAGTTGATGAGGACTTCATTGTTTTACCCGAGTATCCTTCAAAGGGGCAGATCGTTAACCCT aGGTTGCCTTATGTTGGTGCATTACCCAAGCCTCTTACGATTGGCCATACAATTGTGATTGATGCAACAGTATTACCTGAAGCAAAAAG GTTTTCTGTGAATCTGGTTTGTGGAATATCTGATGAATCTGACTACGCACTGCACTTTAATCCTCGATTTGAGCGTAACTATGTGGTGAGGAACTGCAAGATTGGTGGTACCTGGGGCGATGAGGAGTGTACCTCACCCCAAAGTAATCCATTCAAACGAGGAATGCCATTCCACCTTTACATTTTCGTTGCCAAGAATGCTTTTTTG ATAGCCGTTGATGGAAATCACTTCTGTGGCTATGGTTTTCGGTTGCCCTTGTCAAGGATTCACTCTGTCCATGTGCGGGGAGATCTAAGTCTCTCAGGAATTGAACACCGTGACTGTTCTGTCTACCCTGTTCCTGGCACAGGAGAACCCGCTATTACAATTCCTGTTCCCACAGATTCTTGTCCCTGCACCACTACTGATGAAGAGAAAGTGTTCTGCAGCCAGCATATAATAATGCCA GTTCTATGTGAATTTACAGCGAGGAAGACAAACATTCCCACATCCTGA